DNA sequence from the Drosophila sechellia strain sech25 chromosome 3L, ASM438219v1, whole genome shotgun sequence genome:
aaaacaaattacgAATTTCGGAAAGCAGTTcaatttttttctattttgatAATAAAGTGCATTGAAGGTAAAGATTGTCTTTAAATCTGTGTATCTCCACTTCCTGAGAATCATACGGACAGTcggacggacaaacggacatgACCAGATCGAATCGGCTAGTGATCTTGGCAAAGAATGTATATATGTGCTGTATGCACTGTATAACGCTTCCTTTTGCTCTACGAATTCGGTGGCTTGGAAGCCAAGTAATGTATCAAGTCCAAAACTCAACTCTAGCCAAATGATACCTTATTTTCTGACAGTGCACAAACCCCTTTCCATGTGTTCGTGCTGCGGCCGACTCCACTGGCCGCCTGTCAATGCGAGAAGTCTTCACTTGACTCGGCCGCTCTTCTTGCGGTTGACATTCGCGACTGCCGGTCGAGCCGATGGCCTCCACTCCAGTTGGTGCCCATTCCACCACATCTTTCCCAGTCTTCGGCCCCTGTGACAAGTGTGGCTGTGATGGAACACCAAATAGGTCTGTCGGGTTATAAAGCTGACAGCGAAACAGAGTTGAAGTTGACCGCCATTGATGGGGCTTGCACTTGGAATCCGATGAGCGCTCACCAAGGGGTTCAAATGTGAATCCTTGCCTTTGATAGTTTGATAGCAATATTAAAAAGGATAAATAATATCATAGAAACGTATATCAATGGAAGTTAAGATAAGTCCATAAAAGATTGAGCTCTAGATTTATTGattctttggaatgaagaGCCATGTCATGTGAGTACCATCATGACACTTGTGGTTTGCATATCAAATTTCCAATGTCTAACCAAAAATATGCGCATCAGGAGTGGAAACCAGACCCCGTGTGCATTTTCCTCCCAGGGTTCTACAGTAGCTCCACCTATGCGACATGTGTGCAAAAATACAGTTTTATTAACAGGCCGCCGGAGGAGGAAGCCAAGTGAAAATGCGCCACCCACTCGGCACACATGCATCGCACGAATTTCCACTCACCTGCTTTCGTTTTCCCTTTGtccacgtgtgtgtgtgtgtgtggactGATGAAAGCAAACAGGTGACTTTGCTGCAACCACTGGCATCCTGCCATCCTGTGCGGAGCATccgcagccgcagcagcatccGCATCTGCGGCACATCCTCAGAGACACTTGAGCCGCACTCGGCTTAAATGAAGTGCACACGCCGCCATGCACATCAAAGCCTGCCGATATTAGCCCAGTGCAGTCAACTAATTAGACACGCCCCTTGCCCCCGAGACGCCATATTAAACCATAATTAACGCTAACTCTATGCCAACTAAAAGAATTTTGAATTTGTTCAAGGAGAGTTCAAACAAAATGTGAAATAAAACTTGTACGGCATGGGAATTTAAGTAGAATTCAAACAAGGatgaataatatataattaagcCATTTAAATTAGGCAAATCTTTACAACTATTCAAAGAAATATAGAATATGTGTTAGTTAACAACTAGTTCCAATTCTATGggttattttatatattttattcaacAATTCATAAATGGCATTATAAAATATCCTTAATTTAAAGTATTTAGAACAACTAAACCGTATTGAAAACTGCAACTAGTTTTCCCATTGTAAAAAAGGTGACCGCattatatgtattattatgtatatataaaacattaaaaattttaatttcagctCGAAATTAACAAAGGGACATAGATATTTTATCAATACTCAGTGGCTTTTTTGAGCTGAACAATTGCAGTCTAACCGCTTGTGTTTCTATCAAGCTTTgtctttaaaaaaatatgcgAAAGTTGTTGTCAGTCTTTGAATTGAAACATTAATTGAATGAAATAGCGGTAAAGGGTGTTTGACATTAATATCAGAAtataaaatcaatttcaagtacccaatttattgttttacttTGTCAGTACAAATATTCTCTGTTCAAAGTGTGAAcgttcgcacacacacaatacaaatattcaaaatatatacaatttataaattttaaaacttaTCGAAATATAAAACCACATGTATTAACAAAAACTCACACTAAACACTAgacaatatttttatgtatagGTTTATAGGCTTGGCGGATCGATTTTGTGACACGGATTATAGATGCGGAATGTACTCGGTGGACAATCGAGGGCATTATAGTTGGCAACTGTGCAACTTTAATGAATCTTTAAGAGATCTAGTTGAAACTAGTAATAGATTGTCCAATGATTATTTTCCCGCCCTAAGCTCTGCTTTCCCATCCTCCGGTTAGACTTGTTACACATCTTAGTAGCTAGTCCTAACATGAGGATGTGAAATCGAGACGAGCATCCTTTCTATGTGATCCACCGTACGATTAGTAATATGTTTCGTCGGGAGATATATATTGTTATGAGAACCTGCGTTCTGCTTCCTCCTGTGATGTCTTTCGATCGCTTGAGTATATCCGCTGCTGATTCACGTACAACTGCAAGGGCGGCACCTGTCCGAGCAGCTGAATCGGAGGTGGGGGAGTTAGGTCCAGTGGCGTAGTGGACGCTGTCGATGGACTCGTCGGTGAGTTGGAGCTCATGCTCGAAGAGCTGGACCGCGCCGATAAAGATTGAGCGGACCGCGTTCTCCTGAGCGACTCGGTTCCCTTGTCAGATCTACCACTCCCCTGGTCACCATAGCTGTGCACTCTGCCAACCACTTTTAGGTTGCTTCTGTATGGTGGCTGATCCTGCGCGGCTTGGCTGTGgtaggattttcttagtataAAGCAAATGGCCAGGAAAGGAATGGTTAAAAttccaaaaaagccaactgcTATTATAAGCAGAACATCCACACCTTCTGCTCTCCAAAAGTTTAAGGTATTGGCGTGCGACTTAAGAAAGTCAGCTCCTCCAGACTCCAATATAAGCTGTATCTTTCGCACAGCTTTTCCAACTGGCGTGGAATCCCGGCTAATCAGTCGTTCTTTGAGTTGACCCAACTTTTCCACATAGCTGGTATTCAGGGTGAGCTGTCTTATCCCGTGGAGCAGCGAATCGTAAGCTATCGAGTCGTAGCCAACGGTCACGGAGACTCCATGGCGCTGCAAGCGCTTAGCCATTACCTCTTGTTCGGCTAGAATGGGTATGGCAAGTACTGGCTTTTGTCCACTAATCGATTCCCAAACGCTCAACTGACCGCAGCTGCTAATAAACATCTTGACCTGTGGATGGTGAAGGATGGCCTGTTGTGGCCACCAGTCAGCAATCATAACGTTCTCCGGCAGCACCTGTTCCGCCGTGAACTCCTCCTTTTCCCACTTCAGCAAGAAGTGAAACTCCTTGAGGTGGCCAAACACATCCAGAATAATGGCCAACTTCTCCTGAGGCAGCTGAGCTGTTTCCACATCGGCGCCCAGGCTAAAATAGATTACCCCACTGGGAGCAGACACCATGAACGACAGAAGATGCTGGAAACAATTAAAGTTAGTGATTTGAATTTATGAATGAATGCATTTAAACATACCTTTGGCAAATGGTCATCATTTGAGTGGCTTAAGTGCAGGCCGCCCACTTCCACCATGTTGGGCAAATATGCACGTGGATAATGTAGGCCTGGATGGGAGTTGATCAAGGCCAAGCTCAGATTCTTTGTCAGATCTCTATAGAGCGGCAGCTCCTTTACGAGCAGTTCAAAGTGATTGGTGTACACCGATTGCTGGGAGATCAAGTGGAAAAAGCTGCAAAACACAACAATAAAGATCCTGTTAAACTGTATTTAACGAAGGATCATTTTCCTgctaataattataattgctaCTGATTAATTTGTCTCAAAATGCTAGACAATTATAGAAGTTTTACTGCAGTAAGATCTTACTTGTAGGTCAAGCGCTCAAAGGTGCTCATAAGCGAGTTTAGAATCCTCTGCCTCGTGTTCATTCTCTCCGTGAAGGGCAGGAAATTGCTGGGATCCAGTGCGGACGATTGCGGATTGCCGAACATGTTATTCAGCCAGGAATTCGCGCCGGTGGGACTGACTGCAACGGTGGGTATTCCATAGTAGAAGGCCAAGCTAAAAGAGAACAGATTTCCATTTGAAATAGATACCTAGGAAACccgtttttggcttttggaCTTACCCTAGCAGAGCATCGCTTAGGAACAGATCCACTATGAGTAAGTCGAACTTTTCGCCACTGGTCAGGAGCTTCCGGACCTGGGGATCCGACAGCAAGATGTCCACATTGGTGGTGCCAGCGTAGATTAGCCGGGTGAACCTTTCCATCACACTCTGCGCCCGCATTTCCTCGGCCTCGAAACTCATGCCCATGTCGAGCCAGTTTTCCCGCAGCCCTTCGATGCGCAGCTCCCTGATTTTGGGTATTTCCGCATCCACACCTTCCTGTGCGGCATGTGGACTGATCAGAGTCACGGAGTGGTTTCCCGGACTCTCCACCAGCTCCTGCAGCAATCTCCGGCCAAAGAGATAGTGCGATTTCCAGACACTGGGAAAAACTGCCAGTATATTGGCGCCCAGGACAATGCCGCAGAGCAGCGTGCCCAGAAACACTTGCAGGATTTGCATTTTGTGTTTGTGGATAATATCCGCAGTGGCCTTTGCATCCGCTTCtacatccgcatccgcattcgTGTCTGTGTTTCTGCTTTtccggttttttttttgcaaaaacacacacaaacactggCGCTCAgcccatacacacacacacgcacacgtaCGGAGCTGCTATTATTATCTGCTGCTTCTACTCCCGGTTTTTCCGCCGATTTTCATCATCTTGCCGCCACGATGCGATGGCAAAATATCACAGCTGTtgaaaaacacacaaattgccaaataaaatgcaatgcaaaacgcaacgaaagtgaaaagaacggcagcaacaactgcgGCTGTGTCGGCGTTTCTTGCGAATGTCATTCGGACATGAACGGCTAGCTGCTTAGACCGGCAAATCTAGCTATTTTGCAGCTGGAAGAAGCATCAGCGAGATGGCCAGAAAATAAACAGTTTTAAGTTAACAGTCGGAAGTGATGCTTTAGATGAGTACATGACTGCaacataatttattataaagcCAAAGCATATTCACTTAATTTGTATATTCCCATTATTGAACTTCTAAAAATTACTGCATATTTTTATGCGAACATCCAATTTCAGCTATTGAAATTGAACTGCTTGCTTGTAGGCAGTTCACCTTGCACTGCTTTAATCTGGTATTTCCCGCCCAATCCACGCACGGTCCTACTAATATGCAAAGCCACCCCCACCCCGCCattctgcttcttcttcttcaccaTCGCAgtaaacaatttgaaattttcatttataCGGGACGGAGTTTGCGAATCATTCGGCAAATTGCACAACAAAAGAAGTGCTAAATTGAGGGATTGCGGCGAGCACAACAAGTACAAGCGGATGCACAAACTCAGAGCGAAAAAAGACAAACAAGAGCGGCAACAAACAACTTTTTTCCAATTGGAAGAGTGCCAAAAAAATCGGCGAGCGACATAAAAAGTGAACATTTGAACCGCATTACGAGGCAGAAAAGTGAATTGAACAGCTGGCGGATCAGGTGCGTGGCTAAAACGAATCATTTGCTGTTAAATCGGCCCTAAGCAAACACCCAAGGTGAGAATCTGGCCAAAAGCACAAGCAgccccaacaacaacaacaacaaaagcaagcCGCAATAAACCGGCAACAGCTGAAAGTTACTGCTTACGTAAGCCGCTCACAATTACAAATTACAAGCAGTTAGGCAATTGGATCGGCAGCCAAAATGTCGCAGGTATCAAGTAAGAATCAAATTAACCACCACTTTATATGGGCTCCATACACAGAGAAAAAGTCAAAACAAATAAGTTTTTAATGAATCTTTGtgcaattagaaaatataaaagattatCATTTCACAGCATCTTCATTATCTAATCAGTTTAGTTATgtttttttcaaaagtttttcaaaaacaCTATACGGATTATGACATTTACTCAATACTTTATAGTATCAATTTATTGTGTAAATCGATCAGTTCATCTGTTAATAAAGTTTGAAGAATTAAGAAGTCTATAGCCAAAATCattaaatggttttattttttacctTTTCCATTTTGATTCTCAAAATTCTCTAAACTACATATTTTAAAACCTAAAAGCCAGCTAGAGCTAATATgcaatatttcaattaatacACTATATATATTACTTTCATAACATTTAAAGCAATCTTTAAATAGCAGCAGTATCTAAAATAACTtacttaataaatttaaaaagttttttgatttttgagAGAGCCCAGAGATAGGAGCATTATTTGACCACTAACCCAACCAATCCCTAACCCTAGCCCTCATCGATGTGGACAAGCCACTCTTCGATCTCAGCACCTTCGCTGGGCGCTTCCAGTACTTCGCCTGGATGACGGACCCCCGCACCGTAGTCGTCTCCAGCGATCGCCTGCTGGAAGCCAAAGCCATGGTTGAACGCTACCGGAAGGGCGACCAATCGCCGCAGCTGAAGCCGGAGGAGGTGCACTACAACATGAAGCTGTACAACTCAGCCTTTCATCCGGATACCGGCGAGCTGCAGAACTTTTGCGGCCGCATGAGTTTTCAGGCAAGTCTCGAGATGGGTTCGGCACGTGGTCACTGAAAATAGAAGCGTCTGGCGTGAACGCTTGTGAATGGGTTGCCAAAAACACAGAGGAGGCCCGACGATATCAAGACCAATTGCTCGGAATGCCAAATCTTCAAGAATTTTGCAGACAACTGGGTTTGTTTTAGCATCAAAGAACCTGTTCCCTTAAGGGCTTTTCTAAATCGatgctataaatatttaagctttaCTAATTGCTTTTGGTCTATCTTCAGGTACCCGGTGGCATGTTGATCACCGGTGGCATGCTGGCCTTCTATCGCACCGTACCCGCCGTGGTGCTCTGGCAGTTCATCAACCAGTCCTTCAACGCGGTTGTTAACTACACGAATCGCAATGCCAATTCGCCCACCAGCGTTACGCAGCTGGGCGTGGCCTATGTATCCGCCACGACATCGGCTCTGGTAGCTGCTATTGGATGCAAGAACTATTGGTCAAAGAAAGCGACTCCGCTGTTCCAAAGATTTGTGCCCTTTGCGGCTGTGGCGGCGGCGAACTTCGTGAACATTCCGCTGATGCGACAAAATGAGATAATCAATGGCATAGAGGTGAAGAACGACGAAGGAGTGGTTGTGGGCCAGAGTAGATTGGCAGCCATCAAGGGAATAGGTGAGGTGGTTGTGTCCAGGATTGCGATGGCGGCGCCCGGAATGCTGGTGCTGCCATTGATAATGGAGAAACTGGAGAAACTGCCTGCGTACAGGCGCATCAAGTGGATCAATGCTCCATTCCAGACCCTATTGGTTGGGTGCTTGTAAGTAACTTTACCGTCTACGAGCACTAGTTCCTTTAGCTAATCTTGCAATTCTTTGATGTTTAGCCTTTGCTTCATGGTGCCCACTGCCTGCGCCCTGTTCCCACAGCAGTGTTCCTTGGACACTTCGATTATGCGCACCTTCGAGCCCGAGCTTTACGAGGACCTCGAGAAGAAAACTCAGGGCAAAGTGCCCAAACGCGTGTACTTCAACAAGGGTCTGTAAGATCGGTTCGACAATAATACTGGAATTGAGGGAAGACAATTGTGTGTTAGTGGTATCCGTTCTCGTCATGTTTTATGTAGCATTTATTGTTTTAGATTGCGCAActttgcagttgcagttgttcCTTGTCATGTGTCAATTGTCGTAGTTGCTAAGCTAAAAGGAATCTCAGCTctattaaaatgtaaatctCGGACCTGCTACGTTTTTCTAATTTGTTAAATTGTATGATCTGATCATATCTAATGACTTCAACAtccaaaaaaatgtatttgctCATAAAAATCTCAGCAGGGCTAGCACTTAATGGGTATTAAtgttcatatatgtatgtccTAAAACGTGTTCACGTTATACATTATTTGAAAACTGCAATAATTGATAATTTAGATCTATTTTCATTGTGAAACTAACTTAACTGAGATGCTTGTTCAAAGATATAATagaaacacaaacaaaaccaCACAGGAGAATGCTTTTACAAGCCACTAATAACTAACAAACCTAATTCGTTGTTTCGTATTAGAACTAATTCACTCATTGTTTgaaataaaagtttaaaaataatactatAGTTTCACGGGTTTTAAAAACGGTTTTATTAGTTATGTTCTTGTATCCtgtataagtatatatatccATTATATATAACGCTGCGGGGCTGTCGTTTATTTAGATATTCGGTTTCCTTCATCGTGTTGTAAAGTTTACAAAATGTGCAAAACACAACTAGGTAGCTATAGAATATTCGTCCTTAAACGTTGACAGAGGGGTACTCTTTCTTATTGTTTGACTTTTTTGTCCATCGGTTGGTTCGCATTGGGTGCTACCACCGCCTTAGATAGTTTTTCTTGGACTTTCTCAAGGTACAATTTCGTTTATCATTTAggtttatatttagttttggGTGTTTCACTTTTTGTTGGCACTGTTGCTTGAATATCTCTTTATCTCGGTGCTAAATATTGATGGAAAAATTCAACACTCAGATGTACAATATGTAAAATGGTTTGTATCTTACGctaacaaaaaccaaaagg
Encoded proteins:
- the LOC6618382 gene encoding sideroflexin-2, yielding MSQVSTLIDVDKPLFDLSTFAGRFQYFAWMTDPRTVVVSSDRLLEAKAMVERYRKGDQSPQLKPEEVHYNMKLYNSAFHPDTGELQNFCGRMSFQVPGGMLITGGMLAFYRTVPAVVLWQFINQSFNAVVNYTNRNANSPTSVTQLGVAYVSATTSALVAAIGCKNYWSKKATPLFQRFVPFAAVAAANFVNIPLMRQNEIINGIEVKNDEGVVVGQSRLAAIKGIGEVVVSRIAMAAPGMLVLPLIMEKLEKLPAYRRIKWINAPFQTLLVGCFLCFMVPTACALFPQQCSLDTSIMRTFEPELYEDLEKKTQGKVPKRVYFNKGL
- the LOC6618381 gene encoding UDP-glucuronosyltransferase, encoding MQILQVFLGTLLCGIVLGANILAVFPSVWKSHYLFGRRLLQELVESPGNHSVTLISPHAAQEGVDAEIPKIRELRIEGLRENWLDMGMSFEAEEMRAQSVMERFTRLIYAGTTNVDILLSDPQVRKLLTSGEKFDLLIVDLFLSDALLGLAFYYGIPTVAVSPTGANSWLNNMFGNPQSSALDPSNFLPFTERMNTRQRILNSLMSTFERLTYNFFHLISQQSVYTNHFELLVKELPLYRDLTKNLSLALINSHPGLHYPRAYLPNMVEVGGLHLSHSNDDHLPKHLLSFMVSAPSGVIYFSLGADVETAQLPQEKLAIILDVFGHLKEFHFLLKWEKEEFTAEQVLPENVMIADWWPQQAILHHPQVKMFISSCGQLSVWESISGQKPVLAIPILAEQEVMAKRLQRHGVSVTVGYDSIAYDSLLHGIRQLTLNTSYVEKLGQLKERLISRDSTPVGKAVRKIQLILESGGADFLKSHANTLNFWRAEGVDVLLIIAVGFFGILTIPFLAICFILRKSYHSQAAQDQPPYRSNLKVVGRVHSYGDQGSGRSDKGTESLRRTRSAQSLSARSSSSSMSSNSPTSPSTASTTPLDLTPPPPIQLLGQVPPLQLYVNQQRIYSSDRKTSQEEAERRFS